The following proteins come from a genomic window of Methanobacterium formicicum:
- the hdrB gene encoding CoB--CoM heterodisulfide reductase subunit B, whose translation MAFAYFLGCIMNNRYPGIEKATRIMFDKLDIELQDMEGASCCPAPGVFGSFDRTTWATIAARNITIAEDQGNDIMTECNGCFGSLFETNHLLHEDAEMKEKVNDILAETADREYKGEINVRHFAEILYNDVGLDKLSEAVSNPLNLNVAVHYGCHFLKPSAEIGIDDPIQPTILDELVEVTGAKSVPYKDKMMCCGAGGGLRSRDIDVTLSYTREKLQNMKEAGVDAIVNVCPFCHLQFDVGQTEVNKKYGENWDIPVFHLAQLYGLAMGVSKDELTVDAHQISADPALAKLDEITGGE comes from the coding sequence ATGGCATTCGCATATTTCTTAGGATGTATAATGAACAACCGATACCCTGGAATTGAAAAAGCAACCAGGATCATGTTTGACAAGCTGGACATAGAACTACAGGACATGGAAGGAGCATCATGCTGCCCAGCACCAGGTGTATTTGGATCTTTCGACCGAACCACCTGGGCCACCATCGCTGCCCGAAACATAACCATAGCTGAAGACCAGGGTAACGACATCATGACCGAATGTAACGGTTGTTTCGGATCACTATTTGAAACCAACCACCTGCTTCACGAAGACGCAGAAATGAAGGAAAAAGTCAATGATATCCTCGCAGAAACTGCTGACCGTGAATACAAAGGTGAAATAAACGTTCGACACTTTGCTGAAATCTTATACAACGATGTAGGTCTGGACAAACTCTCTGAAGCAGTTTCCAACCCATTAAACCTCAACGTTGCTGTGCACTACGGTTGCCACTTCTTAAAACCAAGTGCAGAAATCGGTATCGATGACCCAATCCAGCCAACCATCCTGGATGAACTGGTAGAAGTCACCGGGGCAAAATCCGTACCTTACAAAGACAAAATGATGTGCTGTGGAGCAGGCGGAGGTCTACGTTCCCGTGACATCGATGTTACACTATCATACACCCGTGAAAAACTCCAGAACATGAAAGAAGCAGGAGTAGACGCCATAGTCAACGTCTGCCCATTCTGTCACCTGCAGTTCGACGTGGGTCAGACTGAAGTGAACAAAAAATACGGTGAAAACTGGGACATACCTGTCTTCCACTTAGCTCAGCTCTACGGACTGGCAATGGGAGTCAGCAAAGACGAATTAACTGTCGACGCACACCAGATCAGTGCCGACCCTGCCCTGGCAAAACTGGATGAAATCACCGGTGGAGAATAA
- the hdrC gene encoding CoB--CoM heterodisulfide reductase subunit C, translated as MSFLDRLKNVFSGGEEPEKKEKAAKSETEKPPVEKETKTQETVEDKAETTKTETPVEEKPVETPAEEKPVTGEKSPKTKEPEPKKPEPDTETQEEDKPEMAEAEQPVKAKEPKKDRSESMTLLQPDENLITRADVDENFKQEIMDAGAESVAVCFQCGTCTGACPSGRRTPYRIRGVVRRAVMGLKEDVISDDSIWMCTTCYECQERCPRGIKIVDIVKIIRNQAAQAGYMAQSHKMTGLFVTKTGHGVPINDATMALRKSVGLDELPPTTHQFPEALEEVQKIIKATGFDNLIGYNWETGELE; from the coding sequence ATGAGCTTTTTAGATCGCTTAAAAAATGTATTTAGTGGCGGAGAAGAGCCCGAAAAGAAAGAAAAAGCAGCAAAATCAGAGACTGAAAAGCCCCCGGTTGAAAAAGAAACAAAAACACAAGAAACCGTCGAAGACAAAGCAGAAACAACCAAAACAGAGACTCCAGTTGAAGAGAAGCCGGTGGAAACACCTGCCGAAGAGAAACCAGTGACTGGGGAAAAATCCCCAAAAACAAAAGAACCAGAGCCAAAAAAACCAGAACCAGATACAGAGACTCAAGAAGAAGATAAACCGGAAATGGCTGAAGCTGAACAACCAGTTAAAGCAAAAGAACCTAAAAAAGATAGGAGTGAAAGCATGACTTTACTGCAACCTGATGAAAATCTAATTACCCGTGCAGATGTAGATGAAAATTTCAAACAAGAAATCATGGATGCTGGCGCAGAGTCAGTAGCCGTATGTTTCCAGTGCGGTACCTGTACCGGTGCCTGTCCGTCCGGAAGGAGAACCCCTTACCGGATAAGAGGAGTAGTTCGAAGGGCTGTAATGGGATTAAAAGAAGATGTCATATCTGATGACTCCATCTGGATGTGTACCACCTGTTACGAATGTCAGGAAAGATGCCCCCGAGGAATTAAAATCGTGGACATCGTGAAGATCATCCGTAACCAGGCTGCACAGGCAGGATACATGGCCCAGTCCCACAAAATGACTGGATTATTCGTTACCAAAACTGGCCACGGTGTGCCTATCAACGACGCCACCATGGCACTGAGAAAGAGTGTTGGTCTAGATGAACTACCACCAACCACCCACCAGTTCCCAGAAGCATTGGAAGAAGTACAAAAAATAATCAAAGCCACTGGTTTCGACAACCTCATAGGCTACAACTGGGAAACAGGAGAACTAGAATAA
- a CDS encoding ABC transporter ATP-binding protein, giving the protein MTDTIIEARDITRNFGDFQAVDKLNLKIKKGEVFGFLGPNGAGKTTSINMMVGLLRPTSGQVLINGQDLEDVKKGIIGICPQELVLWDFLTCKESLMLMGDMYEVPRDELKLRVEKLLDDLFLQDKANTVVNQLSGGMKRRLNLAMAVVHQPEIVVLDEPSEGLDPQSRRVLWNYIRHLRDEEGKTVILTTHLMDEADRLSDRIAIIDHGKLLRLDTPSNLKKEIGEGDVVEMKLSDPAKNEEVVDILALMDGVHSVVKVEDALNVRALDAVGKLPQIIDAVETTGVHVLDLSVRQNTLEDVFIDLTGTGLRE; this is encoded by the coding sequence GTGACGGATACAATTATAGAAGCGCGTGATATCACCCGGAATTTCGGTGATTTCCAGGCCGTGGATAAATTAAATTTAAAAATAAAAAAAGGTGAAGTTTTTGGCTTCCTGGGACCCAACGGGGCAGGGAAAACCACTTCAATCAACATGATGGTGGGACTGTTACGCCCCACCAGTGGCCAGGTTTTAATCAATGGCCAGGACTTGGAAGATGTAAAAAAGGGCATTATCGGTATTTGCCCCCAGGAACTGGTCCTCTGGGACTTTTTAACCTGTAAAGAAAGCCTCATGCTCATGGGGGACATGTACGAGGTACCCCGGGATGAACTGAAGTTAAGGGTGGAAAAGCTCCTGGATGATCTTTTCCTGCAGGATAAGGCCAACACCGTGGTAAATCAGTTATCCGGAGGTATGAAACGTCGCCTGAACCTGGCAATGGCCGTAGTCCACCAACCAGAAATCGTGGTGCTGGATGAACCCTCCGAAGGCCTGGACCCCCAATCACGGAGGGTTTTATGGAACTATATACGCCACCTGCGAGATGAAGAAGGTAAAACCGTCATCCTGACCACCCACCTCATGGATGAAGCCGATCGGCTTTCGGACCGCATAGCCATCATAGACCATGGTAAACTCCTACGGCTGGACACACCATCCAACCTGAAAAAGGAGATAGGAGAGGGGGATGTGGTGGAGATGAAACTCTCTGACCCTGCTAAAAATGAAGAAGTGGTGGATATCCTGGCATTAATGGATGGGGTGCATTCCGTGGTTAAAGTGGAGGATGCACTGAATGTTCGTGCCCTGGATGCAGTGGGTAAACTCCCTCAAATTATTGATGCCGTGGAAACTACTGGAGTCCATGTTTTGGACCTTTCAGTAAGGCAGAACACACTGGAAGATGTATTCATAGATTTAACTGGGACTGGATTGCGGGAGTGA
- a CDS encoding FprA family A-type flavoprotein produces the protein MKADTVKIAEGVYWIGVLDWDIRDYHGYTLNGTTYNAFLVFGENEVALIDNTYPGSSAQLWGRIEDAFNQENREVKVDVIIQNHIEKDHSGALTEIHKRFPESPIYCSQVAINGLKQHYPGLEGADFRPVKTGDTLEVGGRTLAFLDAKMLHWPDSMFTLLLDEGILFSNDAFGQHLCFRQRFDHEIPEYVLMNAAQKFYANLVTPASMLVVRKLEEVQELGLLDKIKMIAPSHGQIWTDPGKILTAYTNWATGQCKDKATIIYDTMHYSTRTMAHALAEGLMNGGVDVAMYFMHTDERSEMVNDILDSKALLLGIPTIFNGPYPSAGDLLYYLEGLSFQRTGLKRLAVTFGSKGWSGKAVEKVASTLEKCGFEIMDKYEINYVPTSDELDKCYQIGQELAQKIKGM, from the coding sequence ATGAAAGCAGATACTGTGAAAATTGCCGAGGGTGTGTACTGGATCGGAGTGCTGGACTGGGATATCCGTGATTATCATGGTTACACCCTGAATGGAACAACATACAACGCTTTTTTAGTTTTTGGTGAGAATGAGGTTGCCTTGATAGATAACACCTATCCTGGTTCTTCGGCTCAGCTATGGGGTAGAATAGAGGATGCCTTTAATCAGGAAAACCGGGAAGTGAAGGTGGATGTGATCATCCAGAACCATATTGAAAAGGACCACAGTGGGGCCTTAACTGAGATCCATAAACGATTCCCGGAATCCCCCATTTACTGCAGCCAGGTGGCCATAAACGGTCTGAAACAGCATTATCCTGGACTGGAAGGTGCTGATTTTCGTCCAGTTAAAACCGGAGACACCCTGGAAGTGGGTGGTCGGACCCTGGCCTTCCTAGATGCCAAGATGCTCCACTGGCCAGATAGTATGTTCACCCTCCTCCTGGATGAAGGTATACTGTTCTCCAATGATGCCTTTGGCCAGCATCTCTGCTTTAGACAGAGGTTCGACCATGAGATACCAGAATACGTGTTGATGAATGCTGCCCAGAAATTCTACGCCAACCTGGTGACACCGGCCTCCATGCTGGTGGTACGTAAACTGGAAGAGGTGCAGGAACTGGGGCTGCTAGATAAGATCAAAATGATCGCACCTTCCCACGGGCAGATCTGGACAGACCCGGGTAAGATTCTCACCGCCTACACCAACTGGGCCACTGGCCAGTGCAAAGATAAGGCTACCATTATTTACGATACCATGCATTACTCCACCCGTACTATGGCCCATGCCCTGGCCGAGGGACTGATGAATGGGGGTGTGGATGTGGCCATGTATTTCATGCACACTGATGAGCGTAGTGAAATGGTTAATGATATATTGGACAGTAAAGCCTTGCTTTTAGGGATTCCCACTATTTTCAACGGACCCTACCCCTCAGCCGGGGACCTGCTTTACTACTTGGAGGGGCTGAGTTTCCAGCGCACCGGACTTAAACGACTGGCAGTTACCTTCGGATCCAAAGGATGGAGTGGTAAGGCTGTGGAAAAGGTGGCAAGTACACTGGAAAAATGTGGCTTTGAAATAATGGACAAATACGAGATAAACTACGTGCCCACCAGTGATGAACTGGATAAATGCTACCAGATAGGTCAGGAGCTGGCCCAGAAGATCAAGGGGATGTAA
- a CDS encoding archaeosine tRNA-ribosyltransferase, which produces MLEIKIHDGPARQGKYQALETPNVLKIVKDLQVPDTPLPYDVPREMAEWSVKETLKSAEKGDVDRMAVIHGAKYQDLRLECASALEDMGYRLFLVANPEELLRNPRDLLKIITSLRENMSPNSALYFSFTELNFVPLLVYLGVDLFGESAADFYAQTGVMTTPHNNYNLQQYSLYDMSPAELKKQNREYLDFVLREVRAHIQNGTLRNLVEERCCSSPEAMSALRILDRDYGDFVDSYTPLY; this is translated from the coding sequence ATGTTAGAAATAAAAATACACGACGGACCTGCCAGACAGGGAAAGTATCAAGCCCTGGAAACACCAAATGTTCTAAAAATAGTTAAAGATTTACAGGTACCGGACACTCCCCTACCCTATGATGTACCTCGGGAAATGGCAGAATGGTCGGTTAAAGAAACTTTAAAAAGTGCAGAAAAAGGGGATGTTGACAGAATGGCTGTGATTCATGGTGCTAAATATCAGGACCTGCGCCTGGAATGTGCCAGTGCCCTGGAAGATATGGGATACCGGCTTTTTCTGGTGGCAAATCCCGAAGAACTTTTAAGGAACCCCCGGGATCTGTTGAAGATCATCACCAGTCTACGGGAGAACATGAGCCCCAACTCCGCCCTTTACTTCTCCTTCACTGAACTGAATTTTGTACCATTACTGGTCTATCTGGGTGTGGACTTATTCGGAGAGTCAGCTGCAGATTTTTATGCTCAGACCGGAGTGATGACCACCCCTCACAACAATTACAACCTTCAACAGTACTCCCTGTATGATATGAGTCCGGCAGAACTAAAAAAACAAAACCGGGAATATCTGGACTTTGTTCTAAGGGAAGTGAGGGCCCATATCCAGAATGGAACCCTGCGTAACCTGGTGGAAGAACGGTGCTGCTCTTCACCAGAGGCCATGTCCGCCTTAAGAATTTTAGACCGGGATTATGGGGATTTTGTGGATAGTTACACTCCCCTATACTAA
- a CDS encoding class I SAM-dependent methyltransferase: MSTEKHGHKHHGKSTRDILDPKRVLGAAGLNESQTFLDAGCGDGFISLEASKVVKDRGKVYALDAYQPSLDTLKKEINELQIGNMEVVNADMTLNIPLEDDLIDVCVMANVLHGFATEGTLKPVLNEISRVLKPGGTFAVIEFIKADGPPGPPYDVRLTPEQVESILEDHGFTIGGTVEVGSYHYLVKSFKK; this comes from the coding sequence ATGTCAACAGAAAAGCACGGCCATAAACACCATGGTAAATCTACCCGAGATATCCTGGACCCTAAACGTGTTTTAGGGGCTGCAGGATTGAATGAAAGTCAAACATTCCTTGATGCTGGTTGTGGGGATGGATTCATCTCCTTAGAAGCATCAAAGGTGGTGAAGGATAGGGGAAAAGTCTATGCCCTGGATGCCTACCAACCCAGTCTGGATACACTTAAAAAAGAAATCAACGAGCTTCAAATTGGAAATATGGAGGTTGTAAATGCGGACATGACATTAAACATCCCCTTAGAGGATGATCTTATTGATGTCTGCGTCATGGCCAATGTACTGCATGGTTTTGCCACTGAAGGTACTTTAAAACCTGTTTTAAATGAAATCAGCAGGGTTTTAAAGCCAGGAGGGACCTTTGCCGTGATAGAGTTTATCAAAGCAGACGGACCTCCCGGACCACCCTATGATGTGCGCTTAACTCCCGAACAGGTTGAAAGTATCCTGGAAGACCATGGATTTACCATTGGGGGAACAGTCGAAGTAGGATCGTACCATTACCTGGTGAAATCCTTTAAAAAATAA
- a CDS encoding DUF2096 domain-containing protein, with translation MSELPAEQTWLVLVELLTDLRKKGIEVPKEITKNIQMAKTTINFYKVDPTDPQRQGAVKQINEFLTSAQNSLMELAEELGSEYTKEWLDKLLRASRGEVVYPQKKTDSKFVVGAPSGFSMVRMNLKGPLSEDRVQEIAEYENVIIEFEEDHLLVIYGDKENIIKSLQELSSFFKEQLDEDEP, from the coding sequence ATGAGTGAATTACCAGCAGAACAAACCTGGCTGGTGCTGGTGGAACTTCTCACCGACCTTCGCAAAAAAGGAATAGAGGTCCCTAAGGAAATCACCAAAAACATCCAGATGGCTAAAACCACCATTAACTTCTATAAAGTGGACCCCACTGACCCCCAGAGACAGGGTGCCGTCAAACAGATAAACGAATTTCTAACATCCGCCCAGAATTCCTTGATGGAACTGGCCGAAGAACTCGGTTCAGAATACACCAAAGAGTGGCTGGATAAACTGTTAAGAGCTTCCCGGGGAGAAGTAGTGTATCCCCAGAAGAAAACAGATTCTAAATTCGTGGTTGGTGCTCCATCCGGGTTTTCCATGGTTAGAATGAACCTTAAAGGTCCTTTATCCGAGGATAGAGTTCAGGAAATAGCTGAATACGAGAATGTTATCATTGAATTTGAAGAAGACCACTTGCTGGTAATCTACGGAGACAAAGAAAACATAATAAAAAGCCTTCAGGAACTATCCTCCTTTTTCAAGGAACAGCTGGATGAGGACGAACCATAA
- a CDS encoding 2-phosphoglycerate kinase, translating into MIMVEGEVSGKKYREPFSKGVLARSLTRAEMDPNKAYTFSSQIEAQLKKEGVKLIKLDDLVNVVRQRLKEEDSEVAVQYGLWKRIRKCQDPLVILIGGSSGVGTSSIAFEVANRLGIRNMISTDMIREVMRKIASKELLPTIYESSYTAYRSLRIPPPPELDEVLIGFRDHVDTVSVGVEAVIERSITEGISIVIEGVHIVPGFIREDLVSRDNVHMFILTLEDEEVHKGRFYSRCRQQWARRPLERYMNYFGAIRRTHKYFESQANKYHIPVIENIDITTTIESIIEDITKTYGSEDHVKETEG; encoded by the coding sequence ATGATAATGGTTGAAGGAGAAGTAAGTGGCAAAAAATACCGGGAACCCTTTTCTAAAGGAGTTCTAGCCAGGTCCCTAACCCGTGCAGAGATGGACCCCAACAAGGCCTACACCTTCTCTTCTCAGATCGAAGCCCAGCTCAAAAAAGAGGGTGTTAAATTAATAAAACTGGATGATCTGGTTAACGTCGTCCGTCAAAGGCTTAAAGAAGAGGACAGCGAAGTGGCAGTTCAGTATGGCCTATGGAAAAGGATAAGAAAATGTCAGGACCCTCTGGTTATTCTTATCGGGGGTTCATCAGGAGTGGGAACTTCCTCCATAGCATTCGAAGTGGCCAACCGACTGGGAATCCGTAACATGATCAGTACCGACATGATACGGGAAGTAATGCGAAAAATCGCATCCAAAGAACTCTTACCCACCATCTATGAGTCCAGCTACACTGCCTACCGATCCCTGCGCATACCCCCACCACCAGAACTGGACGAGGTGTTAATAGGTTTCAGGGACCATGTAGACACAGTTAGCGTGGGTGTGGAAGCAGTTATAGAACGATCCATAACCGAGGGTATTAGTATTGTAATTGAAGGAGTTCACATAGTGCCCGGATTCATCAGAGAAGACCTGGTTTCCCGGGATAATGTGCACATGTTTATTCTAACCCTGGAAGACGAAGAAGTCCATAAAGGCAGATTTTACTCAAGATGCCGGCAACAGTGGGCTAGAAGACCACTGGAAAGATACATGAACTACTTTGGTGCAATACGAAGAACTCACAAATACTTTGAGAGTCAGGCCAACAAGTACCATATTCCAGTCATAGAAAACATTGACATCACTACTACCATTGAATCGATTATTGAAGACATTACCAAAACCTATGGAAGTGAAGACCATGTTAAAGAAACTGAAGGTTAA
- a CDS encoding DUF749 domain-containing protein yields the protein MFVATLAGVFKFAELPEKYGPFVQYKASLEDKNIKDTDDIAILDISGTESVHVLFLDSYQSIKEIDDELKAADAKLNHSSKQVLEGYL from the coding sequence TTGTTTGTAGCCACCCTAGCCGGAGTTTTTAAATTCGCTGAATTACCGGAAAAGTACGGTCCTTTCGTACAGTACAAAGCATCCCTAGAAGATAAAAATATCAAAGATACTGATGACATTGCCATTCTAGATATTTCTGGCACTGAAAGCGTTCATGTGCTCTTTTTAGACTCATACCAGAGTATAAAAGAGATTGATGATGAACTTAAAGCGGCCGATGCCAAACTAAACCACAGTTCCAAGCAGGTTCTGGAAGGTTACCTATGA
- a CDS encoding inorganic phosphate transporter, protein MEWLLIIGVMISVYMAFNIAANDIGNSVGTAVGSGSLTMRKALILGAVFEFLGALYLGNNVIKTVGSGIISADVLGSAGAFIITLAAALWITITIIKKIPISGSDAIISAVFGYGLVSVGLNSMNLNVLGLVLISWVLSPLIGMVMGFGIYYLLKNAFIRKVRDIGARGRLEKVFSYLQIGSSAFAALNVGAIDIAVATGVLFYAFGGSAGFDLKLIGALGIVMGILVAGGRITDTVGRRITDLIPSRGFSAQISAASVVFLFATLGMPVSPTQTLVGTVIGVGLARGTKTIKLDVIKNIATTWIITIPACIALSIFLYLLVNLLV, encoded by the coding sequence ATGGAGTGGCTTCTCATTATAGGCGTGATGATAAGTGTCTACATGGCCTTTAACATCGCTGCCAATGATATAGGAAACTCAGTGGGAACTGCCGTAGGCAGTGGATCCCTTACCATGAGGAAGGCTCTTATTTTAGGTGCGGTGTTTGAATTTTTAGGTGCCCTTTACCTGGGAAATAACGTGATAAAAACCGTGGGTAGTGGTATAATCAGTGCCGATGTTCTGGGTTCTGCCGGGGCATTTATCATTACCCTGGCCGCTGCACTGTGGATAACCATCACCATCATTAAAAAAATACCAATATCCGGTTCTGATGCCATTATCAGCGCTGTTTTTGGCTACGGCCTGGTGAGTGTGGGGCTAAACAGTATGAATCTCAATGTACTGGGCCTTGTACTTATCAGCTGGGTTTTATCACCGTTAATAGGTATGGTCATGGGATTCGGAATTTATTATCTCCTTAAAAATGCATTTATCCGTAAAGTCAGGGATATTGGAGCGCGGGGTCGTCTGGAAAAGGTTTTCTCCTATCTTCAGATTGGTAGCTCTGCCTTTGCTGCACTTAATGTAGGGGCTATAGACATCGCCGTAGCTACCGGAGTGCTCTTTTACGCCTTTGGAGGTAGTGCAGGGTTTGACCTTAAACTCATTGGGGCCCTGGGAATTGTCATGGGGATATTGGTGGCCGGGGGTAGGATCACCGATACTGTGGGTCGAAGAATAACTGATTTAATCCCTTCAAGGGGTTTTTCAGCACAGATATCGGCTGCATCAGTTGTATTCCTATTTGCCACCCTTGGAATGCCAGTTTCACCCACCCAGACCCTGGTAGGAACAGTTATAGGAGTGGGCCTGGCCCGGGGCACTAAAACCATAAAACTGGATGTTATCAAAAACATTGCCACCACTTGGATCATTACTATTCCGGCCTGTATTGCTCTTTCCATCTTCCTGTACCTTTTAGTAAACCTACTGGTGTGA
- a CDS encoding CBS domain-containing protein: MLKKLKVKDVMSHEVVTVPPTEDVVFAFEKLMKHKISSLPVVNDDEKLVGIVTATDLGHNLILDKYELGTTVGEVMVQQVIYVSPEDNLVTAVRKMHEYGSDDGIINQLLVLDNHELVGIVSDGDIIRSLEV, encoded by the coding sequence ATGTTAAAGAAACTGAAGGTTAAGGATGTAATGAGTCATGAAGTTGTAACTGTTCCCCCTACAGAAGACGTTGTATTTGCCTTTGAAAAGCTTATGAAACACAAGATAAGTTCACTGCCAGTGGTAAATGACGATGAGAAACTGGTGGGAATTGTCACCGCCACGGATCTCGGTCATAACCTAATACTGGACAAATATGAGCTGGGAACCACGGTGGGAGAAGTTATGGTTCAACAGGTGATATATGTGTCTCCTGAGGATAATCTGGTCACTGCAGTGCGGAAAATGCATGAATACGGGTCAGATGATGGGATTATCAACCAGTTACTGGTGCTGGATAACCATGAACTGGTGGGAATTGTCTCTGACGGAGATATCATCCGCTCCCTTGAAGTATAA
- a CDS encoding ABC transporter permease → MKFISIAKKDFRELTRDRRGLAMILLFPMFFMLVFGFAFGGMGQSNEPHNLAVVNQDKGATMPLTGEQVNFGNNLTKILEDSQYQDSEVHLFNVTTTTESEADEKIKQRDVDAELIIPENFSQSVVALITANLQQQSLTSASASTNVTSTLVIRGDTGYTGFGTTQGILTGVLEQYQDKMVSEIQKAITGSSGVTADTYLQTRVESIPGTGSFTTFDFMAPGMIVFAILLLTTTVAAGLTREVEKGTLSRLKLSKMTSFDLLLGGLIPWSLVAAAQVVILLIVAVLIGFHWQGGIYTLLLAVLVGIIGGIASVSLGMIIAAFARNDRQAANLGTLISVPTSFLVGAFFSLPNVVIANFWGQPFQLYDLLPWTHVLSALRSTLTYGLGWEAIAYQVGWAVLLTVILFAIGVGLFAKNRLQAEK, encoded by the coding sequence ATGAAGTTTATTAGTATAGCCAAAAAGGATTTCAGAGAATTAACCCGTGACCGCCGTGGTTTAGCAATGATATTACTGTTTCCAATGTTTTTCATGCTGGTGTTTGGATTTGCCTTTGGCGGGATGGGTCAGAGCAACGAACCACACAACTTAGCTGTGGTTAACCAGGATAAAGGAGCAACCATGCCCCTAACAGGGGAACAGGTGAATTTCGGTAACAACCTCACTAAAATACTGGAAGATTCCCAGTATCAAGATAGTGAAGTGCATCTGTTTAACGTTACCACCACCACCGAAAGTGAGGCTGATGAAAAAATCAAGCAGAGGGATGTGGATGCCGAGCTGATCATACCGGAAAACTTCTCCCAGTCAGTGGTGGCCCTCATCACCGCTAATTTACAGCAACAGTCATTAACCAGTGCATCGGCATCAACTAACGTCACTTCCACGTTAGTTATTCGGGGAGACACAGGATACACTGGGTTTGGAACCACCCAAGGGATACTCACCGGTGTTCTGGAGCAGTATCAGGATAAAATGGTCAGTGAGATACAGAAAGCCATTACCGGTAGTTCCGGGGTAACCGCTGACACTTACCTCCAGACCCGGGTGGAATCCATTCCAGGAACCGGTTCTTTCACCACCTTTGATTTCATGGCCCCGGGAATGATCGTATTTGCCATACTGCTGTTAACCACCACTGTAGCTGCGGGTCTAACTCGAGAAGTGGAAAAAGGAACCCTTTCCCGTTTAAAGCTGTCAAAAATGACCTCATTTGACCTTTTATTAGGCGGACTGATACCCTGGTCCCTGGTAGCAGCGGCCCAGGTGGTTATCCTCCTGATAGTGGCAGTGTTAATTGGATTCCACTGGCAGGGAGGAATATACACACTTCTACTGGCTGTTTTGGTGGGAATAATTGGGGGGATAGCCTCTGTTTCTCTGGGGATGATAATAGCGGCTTTTGCCCGTAATGACAGACAAGCAGCCAATCTGGGAACCCTCATCAGTGTTCCCACCAGTTTCCTGGTGGGGGCTTTCTTCTCATTGCCCAATGTGGTGATAGCCAACTTTTGGGGGCAGCCATTCCAGCTTTACGACCTCCTGCCCTGGACCCATGTCTTAAGTGCACTGCGATCCACCCTAACCTATGGTTTGGGCTGGGAAGCCATTGCCTACCAGGTGGGATGGGCGGTACTACTGACGGTGATCCTGTTTGCCATTGGTGTGGGACTCTTTGCCAAAAACAGATTACAGGCTGAAAAATAA
- a CDS encoding metallophosphoesterase has protein sequence MKILAVSDLHGDIKPITRYLQENKADLIIIAGDITHFGPPELVEELLNEISSFGIPVMAIPGNCDPESFHVNIDQSQATNIHARNVIIRNIGICGFGGSNPTPFDTPLEFEEVQIYDEAKRAIEGIEGQEITLFITHAPPYNTKTDLLPSGSHVGSKSLRKIIEEVQPTLNICGHIHEASGMDKIGNTTIVNPGQLSHGQACLIQIPDASGAEEIKTEIIKL, from the coding sequence ATGAAAATCCTTGCAGTTAGTGATCTCCACGGTGACATAAAACCCATTACCCGTTATCTTCAAGAAAACAAAGCGGATCTCATAATCATTGCCGGTGACATAACTCATTTTGGGCCCCCAGAACTTGTTGAAGAACTTTTAAATGAAATTAGTTCGTTTGGAATACCCGTAATGGCCATACCTGGAAACTGTGACCCTGAATCTTTCCACGTTAACATCGATCAGTCCCAGGCCACAAACATCCATGCCCGCAACGTTATCATTAGGAATATAGGAATATGTGGGTTTGGCGGTTCAAATCCCACCCCCTTTGACACTCCCCTTGAATTTGAGGAGGTTCAGATCTACGACGAGGCAAAAAGAGCCATAGAAGGGATAGAAGGACAGGAGATAACCCTCTTCATAACCCACGCCCCTCCCTATAATACAAAAACTGACCTGTTGCCTTCTGGATCCCATGTGGGAAGTAAGAGCCTGCGCAAAATAATAGAAGAGGTACAACCAACCCTGAATATCTGTGGCCACATACACGAAGCCAGTGGCATGGATAAAATTGGTAACACTACCATTGTCAACCCTGGACAGCTATCCCATGGCCAGGCCTGTTTAATCCAGATCCCGGATGCTTCTGGAGCAGAAGAAATCAAAACAGAAATAATAAAACTTTAA